Within the Zea mays cultivar B73 chromosome 10, Zm-B73-REFERENCE-NAM-5.0, whole genome shotgun sequence genome, the region aaatccttgagctgaaggtcctcctgggagaaggtgattggtatgtgggaccaccttgacttgatgaaaggtccctgcactccaacatgttgtacccttctctgcgcctctttcttttgctttttgttggctggttctgagcacgaaccacctgttatcgggagcaccagcttcggaaccagagcagctccagctcgatcgttgaacgaagccatcagctcaaaaaagtggaagtgagttcaccggcggtgggcgccaatgttggggacttgttctcaaatgctatgaattaagaacaaggcaacatagaatattaaatattaatgcccttcgtccgcggaaGCATCATCTCCCCAAgggtttaatgagcttcggacgaaggccataaacaaaatatcacgaaggtcataccttcgtgatcagacttgaaaaacaatatgaagtaaaatgtaaaacataaggcattatagaaagatatgccgaaaatgaataacaatatccacatatattttattatgtgaacctaaatattgaaacataatatttaggtacatttataccttcgtcttagcagaaagcaataattccagcgtaatgtgccagtgattacaagattgcgtgaacagtacagaggtactgttcacctatttataggcacagggcgtaacctgtgaggaattacaattatgtccttcataagggattacaacggtgactcaaacatttatggactaaaaggtcattctacttttatgtcggtttgtaaattccgaagcttcatgaagaggaaccttcggtcatctcatactaacagcttcagccgaaaactgcttcttcctacaagaccttcggcgacaaagCATAATCCCAACACTTTTGCTTCCTTTCTTCGGTCTTGAGGTCACTGATGGTCACACAAACATTTGCTGCTGGTCGAGGCGTGTTGGCTCCAAGGTTCTGTCAGAATtggaaatgtaagtgcattcttTTCGCCATGACGAGTAGGATATAACAACTTCCTTGTTAGAATAGAACAGTACAGGAGAAAAGGAGGTGCTTATCAAACCTGAATGTCTCCTTCACTGTAAGCTCTCCTCAGCCCAAACGCTGCCTCAAAGTCCAACCCTTGGAAGTCTAGAAAGTTTGGCCTAACAGCTCCATTCATCCAATCTGCCGAGTTGAGGCATCCAGAACTAACACTTTTCTGGAGCGAGCATTCAGGAATGGAACGCTTCTCATTCTCCATGGCCGGGAGTTGTTCAGCTTGCAGCATAGGGATCTTAACATCCATAAGTTCAGAAATTGTCTCTTCGATTGCAGACTTTTCCATGAGTTCCTTCTCGCACTCGTACAACACTTCACTCAGGAGAGCGTCGTTCTGGATACCTGCATCCTTAATAGTTTGATTCATCATTGAGTAGGCAGCTGCGACAGGATCAAGGCTGAGCAGCGCTTCTTCTTGGATGATGACATCGCTCATATTTTTTGTTAGCTTGTGTAAATACCTCTACATGTGTGTTATGATCCCGTTTTTTTGGCCCGTAGGTTACTCAGCTATTATAGTTTGAGTTCTGTAATACTCCGTATTATAGAACTAGAAGTAGATGAGGTAGTTTTTTTAAATATTTTTTCCTGCGAAAGTGCAGCCAAATTTACTGATCCATAGAAACTTAGAATACTGTTATTAACTACAGTATTATGATGCTATCATTAAAATATTTTACCAgtaataacaatattaaaccttgtaTATGTAAGCTCTGTTTTTTAATATCTCTTGTGTTCAATTAATTATACTAAAACATTTGGTTGTACCGTTGGTAACGAGTAAACACACATTCAGGCATTACACAAATCTTTTCTTGGTAACTTGGAGCATCCATTGTTTGGTTCAATATGTGTCAAGACTTCTACGACTGTGCTGCCATGCCAAACTACATTGAGCACTCAAAAGTGTGAAGTGTAAAAGTAAACTTAAAATATGAAGCATCATTTGATTTAGAACAACGTGTACTTGAGCTACAGACTCAAATTGAGCAAAGGGCTCAACCAGAAGCTGTAACACCGTCTAGTGGAGGTAGATAAGGCATCAAAACTGTATTATTATTTGCAAATGTAGCAACCATATACTAATTTGATGTACTTCTTTCTAGGGTGTTCTGGACAAAAAAAGCTTGTACCTTAAAACAGGAGGATACAAGAAGTTGGAGTGGTTGTCTtaaggcttttgaactgcttgaagcattagtgtagctttggtgcttttgtgattgatcagctctggagcagctagagtgatgtagttgtgggcttttgaacaatagctAGAGTGATATGAAACACTAGTGATGTTTctgtgggcttttgaactgcttcaagctggagtgatgtcgttgtggtgcttttgtgactgatcatctctggagcttttgtgaatgatctagctagctatctgtaaatgatctagttgtgaatgatattataattgtgatgcttttgtgaatatataattgtggtgcttttgtgtttatgtgatggatctatgaatgtggtatactgattaattgtgtatgtctttatgatttgtgtataaaaatctgtgatttgtggtgcttaattaaatgtatattattattaataacaactgtaaaagggcgactttctgttggttgctaaatgtatagtatggcgACTTACAGTTGGTTGCTAAGTCTATAGTACAACAatccacggttggtcgctaaatatacaatattagcaacggacggtcgatcgctaaaaagatgtcggtcgctaaagccttaagcgacggcacttacagcgatcATCCTtacgggtcgctaaaagtttttagcgaccaaccttaggtcgctgaaggctgttttagcaaccaaccgtaggtcgctgtaagtgaaccatcGTGTAGTGGGTGGAGAGTGCCATGCATAAAACACCTTTTCCTATAGCTTCGTCCAGCTTAACCTTCGAAGTATCTTTGAGCTATCTTATGCAAAAAAGTTGAAGGTACGTTTGTAAACTTGTTTAACATGAGGAAAGATATAATAAATAATGCTAAGACATATGAGATGAGTATCATACTTCACTGTTCATCGTCATCTCATATAATTGTTCATCGTCATCTCATATAATATTGTTTCATCTGTATCACCACTTTATGTCTTCGTCTTTAAGTTATCCTTTTGGTGAAGCGATAACTTGAGGACGGAGGTTTTAacttatgttgccttgttttttataTGAAAAAAGTAGCCAACATAGCATAAATATATGTATTTTATTGACAAGCAAAGTAAATGGGACGGTTCTTCCAAATCACGAGTTCATTCACTTTTGATTTTTACAATACCAACTGTTACTGAAAATTTTGGTACGATTCACCGTCAAGCACTTGGACCACCAGGCTAAGACGTTGAAGGAAAAATAGCAGCCTCAATCTGAAGAATCAAGAAGAGATAGCGTGGATGCTTCCACCACGGCCGCCAGCGCCTTCTACCGGATGACCAGGCGACGCGGGCCCTCGCATAAGCACACTTGCGCTCGACATCACCGCCGGGGACACGACATGGACCTTTCCGCCGCTGCCTTCCTTAGGGCGGGCCGGCGGAGCAGGTCCTCGCATAGCCGCGCGCGCTTTCGCCGCCGCCGGTGCGCCATGCGTtttgccgctgccgccgccgccttgTGCCGGGAGACCAGGCCGGGCGGGTCCTCACGTCACCACGTGCgtggtcgccgccgccgccgtcaggGCGTTCGTGGGCGGCATAACCACGCTTGCTATCGTCGCCATCGCCGGAGCAGCGTGGTGGACTTGCCCGCCGCTCCCCTACCTCGGGGCGCCGGGGCGCCCTTTCGGTGACGGAGTGGGCCAGAGCCGTTGGTGGTGAGACGCCGCTAGGGCCACGTCGTCCGCTCCCCGCGGCGCGCTTGGTAGACTGATGGCTGGAGCTGGGCGGTGGAAGGCGGCGGCGACCAGGCCGGACGACACGTGGCGCAGCAGCTGGCGCGCGAGCGGGCTTGTCGCTTGCGCAGACGGCGACAACGCCATGGCCGGGCTGGCTTGGAGAGTTGTTGGTGATATGCGTCCGAAGAATAGGGTCTGTCTCGGTGACGATCGATGTGATTGCTCCCTTGCGGCGTTGTGAGGGTAGATGAACCGGAGCTGCTGCCCAAGTGCCAATGCCGATGCGTTGGCGGCGTCGGTGGTTATCTCTGCGGTCTGCGCTGGGAATGGAACGAGCACTGCTTTATAGCAGTAGGCGATCGATGGGCATGGGCCGCGGAGACAGCGAGCCAGTGAGTGGGGAACTAGTTAGGCTGTCCAGAGTCCAGACACTGCCATTGAAGTTGTCTGCAGTCAACCTCAATTTCGTGCGTATTTTACCACTTCAAAGCGGCTACCGAGAACGAAGTTTGAGCATTGACCCGCTCAAGCGTGTGGCCGTAGGTACGTACGAACGATCCGGTCCGTACACTCGTGCCACTGGGTGGCTGAAGACTATACTTGCCGTCCAAAAATGTATACTAGTCAAGTGCTCAGGCGTTGCAACCGTAAATAAAATATTCGACAAAGTATTagtgcacaacgattacataaaaatAAATATCACATATTATTGATCTCAATCCTATAAATTCTCTGTTAACAACCAATACAAAATTTCAGGGAGCAGGTCGTGGGGAGGGCATGGGAGGCGACGTGGAGAGGGAGGTTGGCGACGAAGATGGTTTGGACCGGAAGGCAGGTAGGACAGGGAAGTGTGTAGGACAGCAGGTTGATTCGTAGAATTTCAAGGGGTATTTGTAAAAGTAATCCATATTATTGGTAGCTACTATCCAAATTACTGCTTTTGTTTATCTGAACATTATAGCAAATGCATGTTAGCAACATGAATTTTTTTGTGGTTCACATAGGAGCAGGAGATAACCTCAACCAAAATGCCATGTGTTTCtatttttgtcggggaccataattaggggtaccctcaagactcctaatctcaactggtaacccccatcagcacaaagctgcaaaggcctgatgggtacaattaagtcaaggctcggtccactcaagggacacgatctcgcctcgcccgagcccagcctcgggcaagggcagccgaccccggaggattcacgtctcgcccaaggaccccctcaagcaacggacacaccttcggctcgcccgaggcccagtcttcgccaagaagcaaccttggccaagtcgccacaccgaccgaccgtatcgcaggagcatttaatgcaaaggtggcctgacaccttatcctgacgcgcgcccttcagtcgacagagccgaagtgaccgcagtcacttcgccgctccactgaccggcctgacaagaggacagcgccgcttgcgccgctccgactgctgtgccactcgacagagtgaggctgacagcagccaagtccggcctcaggcgccataggaaactctacATCGCccgaagggctcggactcgggctcagccctggaagacgacgaactccgcatcgcccgaccccagggctcggactcgggctcagccccggaagacgacgaactccgcttcgcccgaccccagggctcggactcgggctcagccccggaagacgacgaactccgcattgcccgaccccagggctcggactcagccttggcctcagccgacggtctccgcctcgcccgacccaggggctcggactcgacctcggcctcggaagacagactcgacctcgacctcggaggagcctccacctcgcccaacccagggctcggaccgaccacgtcacaggaggcgccatcattaccctaccccaagctaactcgggctacggggaacaactccggcgtcccatctggctcgcctcggtaaacaagtaatgatggcgccccgcatgctctatgacgacagcggctctcagcccccttacggaagcaaggagacgtcagcaaggactcgacagccccgacagctatccttccgccaggctccagcgctcctccgacggccacgacaccacacgaaccgggtgccaaaacctctccggctgccatgatggcatgtactcagggcactagttcttctctactagacacgttagcacactgctacaccccccattgtacacctggatcctctccttacgcctataaaaggaaggtccaaggccctcttacagagggttggccgcgcggggaaggacgggacggcgctcgcgtaagcctctcgctccctcccgcgtggacgcttgtaaccccctactgcaagcgcacccgacctaggcgcgggacaaacacgaaggccgcgggattccccttttacgcctgtctccctccggcttttccccccttcgcgctccgtctcgcgccgacccatctgggctggggcacgcggcgacaatttactcgtcggtccagggaccccccgggttcgaaacaccgacaattttCTAACCAGCAGGAGCTTTGTACATCACAAAAAAATATTGCATAAATGAATTTCTATCAAGATGATAAGGAGTATCAGTAAGTCTCTGCAACAAATAGCATCATGTGTTAAATTCACCACTTATTGTAACTTTTCTGTCGAAGAAGTAATTGAGAATAGCATCAAGCCACAGACGATTGTAGTAAAAAAAAATTGATGCTCCTTCCAAAAATTGAAGCAAGAAAAAACAGAGGGGCCAGAAAAACAAAAATATTTGGATAGTAATAAACAAAAAATATCTATGCACATGTAGCTTCATCAGATCGATGTACAGCCACAATTAGCAAGGTGCTAGAACCaatttcatgtcaaaatagaagGCGCCACAATCACATTTAGGTTAGTTGGAGACTCACCAGAGGGTATGCTGTGAGGCGGAGGGGCTCAAGACGGTATGTTGTGAGGCGCAGGGTCTCAAGAACAGGATGTTGGAAGTGTTGCTGCTCCAGCTCATGGCTACTGTGGGGCGATCTACATATGGCTGGCAGGACGGCGGTTGGGAACGCAGACGAGCAAGGATGGTGGGCACGATAACTTTGGTGCATGTGTCGAACGAGGGCTGGTGAGGGTGGAGGGTGTGATAAGGCTATTGGGTGAGCGCAAAATGCGTAAACAGCGGGTGGTCGAGAATGGCGGGTGCGGCATGCACGGACGCGGTTGGAGCAGACACGGCAAGAACGAAGCATGGCGTGGATTTTGTGAGGCCGCGGATGGAGCACCCGCGGTTACTTGTGGGTTCATGGCGAGCGGAGGGGTTGCGAGA harbors:
- the LOC103642519 gene encoding uncharacterized protein, giving the protein MSDVIIQEEALLSLDPVAAAYSMMNQTIKDAGIQNDALLSEVLYECEKELMEKSAIEETISELMDVKIPMLQAEQLPAMENEKRSIPECSLQKSVSSGCLNSADWMNGAVRPNFLDFQGLDFEAAFGLRRAYSEGDIQNLGANTPRPAANVCVTISDLKTEERKQKFPNKKLSRYRKKIKRNFGKKIKYACRKALADSQPRVRGRFAKIKECDLLLLNSSTYMEVQSIIQLFKIHLLYPVVLVRAEGVKS